Genomic segment of Phycisphaerales bacterium AB-hyl4:
GTGGTAAGCCCGGATCATTCGACGGTTGTCCGCCAGTTCCACCAGTCCCTCGTGAAACTTGCGGTCCGCCTCGGCATGCCCCACCGGCATGTCCAGTTCCACCATCTGCCGCATCACCTGGCAGGTGGCGCGCAGTGCCTTGGTCCCCACCGGCTCGCCCGCACGCGCCAGCCGACGCAGGGCACCCCGCTCCAGCGCCAGACGCAGTTCCAGAACTTCGTCCAGATCCGCCTGCTCAAGGATCGGCACGAAATACCCCCCGCGCGCACCGGGCATCAGCAACCCCTCATGTGCTAACAGCACAAACGCCTCGCGCAACGCACCGCGATGCACCCCCAGCCGCTCGGCCCACTCGGTCTCACCGAGCCGCATCCCCGGCCGAAGCCCGCCATGCAACAGCATCGACCGCAGATGACGGTAAGCCTTCTCGCGTTGTAAGGATCGCTTCATATTGACGGTCAAATAGTACTATTTTTGTCGACAAAAATCAAACGCCTCCCTCGCCCTATTCGCATATGTCCGACGCAGGCATGCGGCGGCTTGGCGGGGTGGAACGATTTGCTGAAGTGAGGTGTCGCGGCTGACGGAGGGTTTAGGACGATCCGCAAGTGCATTGCGGACACTGATCGTGACAAATGCACGCGAATCGCGCCTCACCAGCCGTCACCGACGATGCGGCAATAGACGTTCCGTTCAATGCGGCCGCTTACTCCGCAGGATCTCGTTCTCAACCTTGAGGTACTGCACCTGCGCCGCCAGCTCACGGTGGGGGGCGTGAGCGACTATCTTCAAAAGCGGATGGAACAGTTTGGGCATCGGGTATAATCCCCTCTCTTGCGTCCCTACGGCGGGTGTCGGAATAAACGAACACCGCCGGAACCGAGCGTGGCGGCGGTAGGGGAGGCATCGGCCTGCACCACGACCAAAGCCAGCCCTCCGCGACTTTGAGTGGCCAAAAAAACTCTCTGGTTCGTCATGTTCGTCACAGGCCGCTAAGCGCAACCCACCGACGCAGGACCTGCATTTCGTTGCGCTCGACCCCTCTACAGGGCTCGAACCAGTTCACGCTTTTTTAACGCGCGACTATGGCCGCCTCAAAAAAGTGTTTAACAGAGTCAAAGGCTGAAATAATCCGTACTTACGCTGCGCGCGAACTGGCTAAATCAGGGGTGTGTTGCTGTTAAAAGAATGCGCGAACTTTTCGAGAGAAATCCCGTTTGATGGGTTGCGCACAGGGAGGTCGGTCAGCGTTCGGATTGCCTCCGATGGAAACTCCTCGTGGGCTCGCACCGTCGCCGCCAAGTCAGCCGTTCAGATGGTTTTCGTCGACTGATCGGGGGAAGCGTTTTCGCCTGCTGGTGAATAGCGGCACCGAGGCCAAGAACGTCGCCGCCCGACTTCGATGATGAACGCATCGTCGTAGTCGCGGTCGATGTTTCGTCACCACCTTCATCGCCGTCTAGACCAGCGCCCACCGCAGCCGAGGCGAGCCCTGCTTGGAGATGGGGCCGGTGCGTTGCTTGTCGCCACTCTGAAAACTGCGCGTCGTGAACGCTGACATGGAAAAAGCGCAGCCACCTTTTCAGTTGATCCGGAAACCCTTGCCGTGGCGCTGCCTGTGAGGGCTGGCCAAGAAAATATAAATCGTGATTTATCAAAAATATATGGATGATGGCTCCTCCTGCTTCAGGCGTATTTCGCAGCCTTCCAGGCACGCTATATCGCCGTAGCCGTGCGTTTTTTTTCATATACCTCTTGTGTGCGCCCGTAGCCTGAGGTATTTTTGGAATTAGGTTTCGGAAAACAAATACCATTTTCTACGGAGGTCACGTTATGCAGAAAGTCACCGGTCTAGTTGTGGGCGTCGTCGCATGTTCAATGACCCTGAGCACTGCCTCTGCAGCGTTGGTTGTAACGGAGGTTGTATCGGAAGATTGGTCGGGCCAATCGGTGGGCGATACCGCCGACGAACTCGTGCAATGGGGTGGGCTTGGAAATGCTGCCAATGGCATTAT
This window contains:
- a CDS encoding GntR family transcriptional regulator → MKRSLQREKAYRHLRSMLLHGGLRPGMRLGETEWAERLGVHRGALREAFVLLAHEGLLMPGARGGYFVPILEQADLDEVLELRLALERGALRRLARAGEPVGTKALRATCQVMRQMVELDMPVGHAEADRKFHEGLVELADNRRMIRAYHQAPLLIIASEYMTPAERRGAMTQTLRDHERICDLLEAGRFDAVAELLEQHLKSNPSALATLNQTMTK
- a CDS encoding transposase, which gives rise to MSAFTTRSFQSGDKQRTGPISKQGSPRLRWALV